The following are encoded together in the Cyanobacterium aponinum PCC 10605 genome:
- the fabG gene encoding 3-oxoacyl-[acyl-carrier-protein] reductase — protein sequence MVKLLPDNLQKLKEQVAIVTGASRGIGKATAIALAEEGAKVVINYANSSQSAEELVKDIIDAGGDAIAVQGDVSQQEQVEAMIKTTTDKWGRIDILVNNAGITRDTLMLRMKLEDWQKVIDLNLTGVFLCCKAVSKIMLKQRSGRIINISSVAGQMGNPGQANYSAAKAGVIGFTKTLAKEFASRGVTVNAVAPGFIETDMTSGLEAEEILKAIPLNRYGKPEEIAGMIRFLAADTASSYITGQVFNVDGGMVM from the coding sequence ATGGTTAAATTGTTACCTGATAACTTACAAAAATTAAAAGAGCAAGTGGCAATTGTTACGGGAGCTTCGAGAGGGATTGGAAAAGCAACCGCTATCGCCCTAGCGGAAGAAGGGGCAAAAGTCGTGATTAATTATGCTAACAGTAGTCAATCTGCGGAAGAATTAGTTAAAGATATTATTGATGCTGGAGGAGATGCGATCGCAGTTCAAGGGGATGTTTCCCAACAGGAACAAGTAGAAGCCATGATCAAAACTACTACTGATAAATGGGGACGTATAGATATATTAGTCAACAATGCAGGAATTACTCGTGATACACTAATGTTGCGAATGAAGCTAGAAGACTGGCAAAAAGTAATCGATTTAAACCTTACAGGGGTCTTTTTATGTTGTAAAGCTGTTAGTAAAATCATGCTAAAACAAAGAAGTGGAAGAATTATCAATATATCTTCGGTAGCAGGACAAATGGGCAATCCCGGACAAGCTAACTATAGTGCGGCAAAAGCAGGAGTTATCGGTTTTACCAAAACCCTCGCCAAAGAATTTGCTAGTCGGGGAGTCACCGTTAATGCCGTAGCCCCCGGATTCATTGAAACAGATATGACAAGTGGATTAGAAGCCGAAGAAATTTTAAAAGCTATTCCCCTTAATCGTTATGGTAAACCGGAAGAAATCGCCGGAATGATTCGCTTTTTAGCCGCCGACACTGCTTCTTCTTACATTACAGGACAAGTATTTAACGTTGATGGTGGTATGGTTATGTAA
- a CDS encoding TldD/PmbA family protein has protein sequence MKEKDYPQFLSQLIHSYKDNVDFLSIRLESSQGSNIKMRNGQIENISEGTSIGGQVRACRKGGWGFATFNDLTQIADCISDAISAAQLIGDDETVLAEVEPVVTSCKLPLTGTNPRLIHLSQKKDLVGKCDRILNSYHKDITSTTVRYSDIQQKIVLATSEGSLIEQTWIDSEMRFSATAKRGELVQTGRETTGTRRGFEDLLNLDKQIESAAKRAVNALDLPTVKGGTYTVVIDPILAGLFVHEAFGHLSEADMAYENPDLLEVMTMGRKFGGEFLQIFDGAQPEGHRGSYYYDDEGVPATTTQLIKDGVLVGRLHSRETAGKLGEKPTGNARCLNYHYPPIVRMTNTWIGKGNTPVKDLFSNIKEGVYARNWLGGMTNGEMFTFTAGEAWMIRDGIIAEPVKNVTLSGNVFKTLANIEAIGDDFYWDESGGCGKGGQNGLAVGCGSPSLRIKDVVIGGEN, from the coding sequence ATGAAAGAAAAAGACTATCCGCAATTCCTATCACAATTAATTCACTCTTATAAAGATAATGTTGATTTTTTGTCCATTCGCCTAGAATCTTCTCAGGGGAGTAACATTAAAATGCGTAACGGGCAAATTGAAAATATTAGCGAAGGCACTTCAATTGGAGGACAAGTTAGAGCTTGTCGTAAAGGAGGATGGGGTTTTGCTACGTTTAATGATTTAACTCAGATAGCAGATTGCATCAGTGATGCCATTTCTGCCGCTCAATTGATTGGTGATGACGAAACAGTCCTTGCAGAGGTTGAACCTGTGGTGACAAGTTGTAAATTGCCCTTAACAGGCACAAATCCACGTCTGATCCACCTTTCTCAAAAAAAGGATTTAGTGGGAAAATGCGATCGCATTTTAAATAGTTATCATAAAGATATTACCAGTACCACTGTTAGATACAGTGATATTCAACAAAAAATAGTTTTAGCCACCTCCGAAGGCTCATTAATTGAGCAAACGTGGATAGACAGCGAAATGCGTTTTAGTGCCACCGCTAAACGAGGGGAATTAGTGCAAACAGGGAGAGAAACCACAGGCACAAGGAGAGGCTTTGAAGACTTACTCAACCTTGATAAACAGATAGAAAGTGCGGCGAAAAGGGCGGTTAATGCCTTAGACTTGCCCACTGTCAAAGGGGGCACTTATACTGTAGTTATCGATCCTATCTTAGCAGGACTATTTGTTCATGAAGCCTTTGGACATTTATCAGAAGCAGATATGGCTTATGAAAACCCCGACTTATTAGAAGTGATGACAATGGGGCGTAAATTTGGCGGTGAATTTTTACAAATTTTTGACGGAGCGCAACCAGAAGGACATCGAGGCAGTTATTATTATGATGATGAAGGTGTACCTGCCACCACCACTCAATTAATTAAAGATGGAGTATTAGTAGGGCGTTTACATTCCAGAGAAACGGCTGGTAAACTAGGAGAAAAACCCACTGGTAACGCCCGTTGTTTAAACTATCATTATCCTCCCATCGTGAGAATGACAAATACTTGGATAGGCAAAGGTAATACCCCTGTTAAAGATTTATTCAGCAATATCAAAGAAGGAGTTTACGCCCGAAATTGGTTAGGGGGCATGACAAACGGGGAGATGTTTACCTTCACCGCAGGAGAAGCATGGATGATTCGAGATGGTATCATAGCTGAACCTGTGAAAAACGTTACTTTATCAGGAAATGTCTTTAAAACCCTTGCCAATATAGAAGCGATCGGCGATGATTTTTATTGGGATGAATCGGGAGGATGTGGAAAAGGTGGGCAAAATGGTTTAGCCGTTGGTTGTGGTAGTCCTAGTTTACGCATCAAAGACGTAGTAATTGGAGGGGAAAATTGA
- a CDS encoding histidine phosphatase family protein, giving the protein MSTRVIIARHGQSSYNAQKMIQGRCDESVITEKGEKQAQLLGEALKDVKLGAFYSSPLQRAYKTAQIVQSLNQYKPSITVMEKLREINLPEWEKWKKEDVKREFPEAYRTWKEKPDELKMTFEGEEFYPVLDLYQQAQEFWQEIIPKHDGETILITAHNGINRCLILTALGMSPAYYHCLQQSNCCVNVLNFTGNFGDSVQLESLNQIGHLGTPLPDFRPEQKQGLRLLLVRHGETEWNRMSRFQGVKDIPLNDNGRQQAEKAAEFLKDVQIDFAVTSPLSRPKETAEIILKHHPDVNLTTKKDLEEISHGLWEGKLETEIEAEFPGLLAQWKAKPETVQMPEGENLQQVWDRAIASWQEIVKENIEEGKMKTGLVAAHDAINKVIICYLLGLESANFWNIKQGNGAVTVVDYPYGLNGKPILQAINLTNHLSGGLFDKTAAGAL; this is encoded by the coding sequence ATGTCCACTCGTGTAATAATAGCTCGTCATGGTCAAAGTAGTTACAACGCTCAAAAAATGATACAAGGGCGTTGTGATGAATCGGTGATTACGGAAAAAGGAGAAAAACAAGCTCAATTATTGGGGGAAGCCCTCAAGGATGTTAAGTTAGGGGCGTTTTATAGCAGTCCATTACAACGAGCTTATAAAACCGCTCAAATTGTTCAATCTCTCAATCAGTATAAACCTTCTATCACTGTGATGGAGAAATTGAGAGAAATTAACTTACCTGAGTGGGAAAAATGGAAAAAAGAAGATGTCAAAAGAGAATTTCCTGAAGCCTATCGCACTTGGAAAGAAAAACCTGATGAGTTAAAGATGACTTTTGAGGGTGAAGAGTTTTATCCTGTATTAGACTTGTATCAACAAGCACAAGAGTTTTGGCAAGAAATTATCCCGAAACACGATGGTGAAACCATTTTAATTACTGCCCATAATGGTATTAATCGTTGCTTAATTCTCACTGCGTTGGGAATGTCTCCTGCTTACTATCACTGTTTGCAACAGTCTAATTGTTGTGTCAATGTCTTAAATTTTACAGGTAACTTCGGTGATTCAGTTCAGTTGGAATCTTTAAATCAAATTGGGCATTTAGGCACACCTTTACCAGATTTTCGCCCTGAGCAAAAACAAGGGTTAAGATTATTGTTGGTGCGTCATGGAGAAACAGAGTGGAATAGAATGTCACGTTTTCAGGGTGTCAAAGATATTCCTCTCAATGATAACGGCAGACAACAAGCAGAAAAAGCGGCTGAGTTTCTCAAGGATGTGCAAATTGATTTTGCTGTCACTAGCCCATTATCTCGCCCGAAAGAAACCGCAGAGATTATTCTTAAGCATCATCCCGATGTTAATTTAACCACTAAAAAAGATTTAGAAGAAATTTCTCACGGTTTATGGGAAGGCAAATTAGAAACAGAAATTGAAGCAGAATTTCCCGGTTTATTGGCACAATGGAAAGCAAAACCTGAAACTGTACAAATGCCTGAAGGAGAGAATTTACAGCAAGTTTGGGATAGAGCGATCGCATCTTGGCAAGAAATCGTCAAAGAGAATATCGAAGAAGGCAAAATGAAAACAGGTTTAGTTGCCGCTCATGATGCTATAAATAAGGTAATTATCTGTTATTTATTAGGGTTAGAATCTGCTAATTTTTGGAATATTAAACAAGGAAATGGAGCTGTAACAGTTGTTGACTATCCTTACGGTTTGAATGGAAAACCAATTTTACAAGCAATTAATTTGACGAATCATCTTAGTGGTGGTTTGTTTGATAAAACTGCGGCTGGTGCTTTATAA
- the rpsT gene encoding 30S ribosomal protein S20, producing MANSKSALKRIQINERNRLRNKAYKSAVKTLMKKYFQAVEAYATSPSDELKQAVQTCQSAAYSKIDKAVKRGVYHRNNGARKKARLAKAFSKINQAQAS from the coding sequence GTGGCTAATTCAAAATCTGCTCTCAAGAGAATCCAAATTAACGAACGTAACCGCCTCCGTAACAAGGCTTACAAATCTGCGGTTAAAACCCTCATGAAAAAATATTTTCAAGCGGTAGAAGCCTATGCAACTTCTCCTAGTGATGAGTTAAAACAGGCAGTACAAACTTGTCAATCTGCGGCATACAGCAAAATTGATAAGGCAGTTAAAAGAGGTGTTTATCACAGAAATAACGGTGCAAGAAAAAAAGCTAGATTAGCTAAAGCATTTTCTAAAATAAACCAAGCACAAGCCTCTTAA
- a CDS encoding TatD family hydrolase produces MQLIDTHVHINFDVFQEDLDLVSSRWQSVGVNKLIHSCVEPQEFDRIKELSEKFPELYCSVGLHPLSANKWEGETTYQQLLEFAQSSPKVVAIGEMGLDFYKDNQPELQKEVFWKQLEIAYQLNKPVIIHCRDAATALRDILVRFNQEHGKITGVMHCWAGNPEETQWFLDLGMYVSFSGVVTFKNAKTVHQSASIVPDDRLLIETDCPFLAPTPHRGKRNEPSYVLHVAEKLAQIRGQSVEAIASQTTKNACKLFNL; encoded by the coding sequence ATGCAACTGATTGATACTCATGTACACATAAACTTTGATGTCTTTCAGGAAGATTTGGATTTAGTTTCCAGTCGTTGGCAATCGGTTGGGGTAAATAAACTTATCCATTCCTGTGTTGAACCCCAAGAGTTCGATCGCATCAAAGAATTATCAGAAAAGTTTCCTGAGTTGTACTGTAGTGTGGGTCTACACCCCCTTTCTGCCAACAAGTGGGAAGGAGAAACTACCTACCAGCAATTATTAGAATTTGCCCAATCCAGCCCCAAAGTGGTGGCAATCGGAGAAATGGGCTTAGATTTTTACAAAGATAATCAACCAGAGTTACAAAAAGAAGTTTTCTGGAAACAGTTAGAAATTGCCTATCAATTAAATAAACCTGTCATTATTCACTGTAGAGATGCGGCTACCGCCCTACGGGATATTTTAGTAAGATTTAACCAAGAACACGGTAAAATAACAGGAGTGATGCACTGTTGGGCAGGAAATCCAGAGGAAACTCAGTGGTTTCTTGATTTAGGAATGTATGTTAGCTTTAGTGGGGTTGTAACTTTTAAAAATGCCAAAACCGTCCATCAAAGTGCTTCTATTGTTCCTGATGATCGTCTTTTAATCGAAACGGACTGTCCTTTTTTAGCTCCTACTCCCCATCGTGGTAAACGCAATGAACCTTCATATGTGCTTCATGTAGCGGAGAAACTAGCCCAAATCCGAGGACAATCAGTAGAGGCGATCGCATCCCAAACAACCAAGAACGCCTGTAAATTATTTAACCTCTAA
- the rpoB gene encoding DNA-directed RNA polymerase subunit beta encodes MKTQELLPDLIEIQRSSYKWFLEHGLIEELNSFTPITDYAGKLELHFIGEKYRLKEPKYHIEEAKKRDATYSVQVYVPTLLLNKETGERKEQEVFIGDLPLMTDRGTFLINGAERVIVNQIVRSPGVYFKSEVDKNGKRTYSASVIPNRGAWLKFETDKHGVVWVRIDKTRKISAQVLLKAMGLTDREIMDRLRHAEFYHKTLEKEGNPSTDDALMELYRKLRPGEPPTVSGGQALLESRFFDPKRYDLGKVGRYKMNKKLRLTVPYNVRVLTIEDILSVVDYLINLEFDIGQVDDIDHLGNRRVRSVGELLQNQVRVGLSRLERIIRERMTVGDPNTLTPAALVNPKPLVAAIKEFFGSSQLSQFMDQTNPLAELTHKRRISALGPGGLSRDRAGFAVRDIHPSHYGRICPVETPEGPNAGLIGSLATYARINEYGFITTPYYKVENGKVRWDLTPEYLTADEEDDKRVAPGDISTDEEGNILGESVPIRYRQEFSTTTPNQVDYVAVSPVQIVSVATSMIPFLEHDDANRALMGSNMQRQAVPLLRAERPLVGTGLEAQAARDSGMVIVSRHYGKITYVDAKTIKLKTKEGEELVYNLQKYERSNQDTCLNQKPLVDEGEEVVPGQVLADGSATEGGELALGNNITVAYMPWEGYNYEDAILISERLVQEDIYTTIHVEKHEIEARQTKLGPEEITREIPNVGEDALLNLDEQGIIRVGAWVESGDILVGKVTPKGESDQPPEEKLLRAIFGEKARDVRDNSLRLPNGEKGRVVYVRVFTREQGDELPPGANMVVRVYVAQKRKIQVGDKMAGRHGNKGIISRILPREDMPYMPDGSPVDIVLNPLGVPSRMNVGQVFECLLGWAGEHLGYRFKMTPFDEMYGEEASRNTVNGLLKDASKKPGKDWIFDENNPGKIQLYDGRSGEPFDRPVTVGKAYMLKLVHLVDDKIHARSTGPYSLVTQQPLGGKAQQGGQRFGEMEVWALEAYGAAYTLQELLTVKSDDMQGRNEALNAIVKGQPIPHPGTPESFKVLLRELQSLGLDVSVHKVVEGSEHVEVDLMEASGRAPKRPTYKEDYSLSSLGQDDDEEL; translated from the coding sequence ATGAAAACCCAAGAACTGTTACCAGATTTAATCGAAATTCAACGCTCTAGTTACAAATGGTTTTTAGAGCATGGCTTAATCGAAGAACTCAACAGTTTTACGCCTATTACTGATTATGCAGGAAAACTAGAATTACACTTTATTGGGGAGAAATATCGCCTCAAAGAACCAAAATACCACATCGAAGAAGCAAAAAAAAGAGATGCAACTTACTCAGTACAGGTATATGTACCAACATTGTTGTTAAACAAAGAAACAGGAGAAAGAAAAGAACAAGAAGTATTTATCGGTGATCTACCATTGATGACTGATAGAGGTACGTTTTTGATTAATGGTGCAGAAAGGGTAATTGTCAATCAGATAGTGCGATCGCCCGGGGTTTATTTTAAATCAGAGGTGGACAAAAACGGAAAAAGAACTTACTCCGCCTCCGTCATTCCTAATCGGGGTGCATGGCTAAAATTTGAAACGGATAAACATGGTGTCGTATGGGTCAGAATCGATAAAACCCGTAAAATCTCAGCCCAAGTATTGTTAAAAGCTATGGGCTTAACCGATAGAGAAATTATGGATCGTTTACGCCATGCGGAATTTTACCATAAAACCCTAGAGAAAGAGGGCAATCCCAGTACTGATGATGCTCTCATGGAACTTTACCGCAAATTACGCCCCGGTGAACCTCCAACCGTAAGCGGTGGACAAGCCTTATTAGAAAGTCGCTTCTTTGATCCTAAACGTTATGATTTAGGAAAAGTTGGACGCTACAAAATGAACAAAAAACTGCGTTTAACAGTCCCTTACAACGTAAGAGTTTTAACTATTGAAGACATTTTATCCGTTGTTGACTATCTCATTAATCTTGAGTTTGATATTGGGCAAGTAGATGATATTGACCACCTCGGCAATAGACGAGTTAGAAGTGTAGGAGAATTATTACAAAATCAAGTCAGAGTCGGTTTATCCCGCCTAGAAAGAATTATCAGGGAAAGAATGACCGTAGGTGATCCTAATACCTTAACTCCAGCGGCTTTAGTTAACCCTAAACCGTTAGTAGCGGCTATAAAAGAATTTTTTGGCTCATCTCAGTTATCCCAATTCATGGATCAAACCAATCCTTTAGCTGAATTAACCCATAAACGCCGTATTTCTGCTTTAGGCCCCGGTGGTTTAAGTCGAGATAGAGCAGGTTTTGCCGTGCGAGACATTCACCCTAGCCACTACGGACGTATCTGTCCCGTGGAAACTCCTGAAGGACCTAACGCAGGTTTAATCGGTTCTTTGGCTACCTATGCCAGAATCAATGAGTACGGATTTATTACTACTCCTTACTATAAAGTTGAGAATGGAAAAGTTCGTTGGGACTTAACTCCTGAGTACTTAACTGCCGATGAAGAGGACGATAAAAGAGTTGCTCCGGGGGACATTTCCACCGACGAGGAAGGTAATATTTTAGGGGAATCTGTACCTATTCGCTATCGTCAAGAATTTTCTACCACAACCCCTAATCAAGTGGACTATGTAGCGGTGTCTCCTGTACAGATTGTTTCTGTGGCTACCTCTATGATTCCTTTCCTTGAGCATGATGACGCTAACCGTGCCCTGATGGGTTCTAACATGCAACGTCAGGCAGTGCCTTTATTACGGGCGGAACGTCCTTTAGTGGGTACAGGTTTAGAAGCCCAAGCGGCAAGAGACTCTGGAATGGTAATTGTTTCCCGTCATTATGGCAAAATTACTTATGTGGATGCAAAAACTATTAAGCTCAAAACCAAGGAAGGAGAGGAGTTAGTTTACAATCTTCAAAAGTATGAGCGTTCTAACCAAGATACCTGTTTAAATCAAAAGCCTTTGGTTGATGAAGGAGAGGAAGTAGTACCCGGACAAGTATTAGCGGATGGTTCTGCCACCGAAGGAGGAGAGTTAGCTTTAGGAAACAATATCACCGTTGCTTATATGCCTTGGGAAGGCTATAACTACGAGGATGCGATCTTAATTAGTGAAAGACTGGTACAAGAGGATATTTACACCACTATTCACGTGGAAAAACACGAAATAGAAGCCCGTCAAACAAAATTAGGTCCTGAAGAAATTACTCGTGAGATTCCTAATGTCGGTGAAGATGCTTTACTCAACCTCGATGAACAAGGGATTATCCGTGTGGGTGCTTGGGTAGAATCTGGTGATATTTTAGTAGGTAAAGTAACCCCTAAAGGTGAATCAGATCAACCTCCAGAAGAAAAACTGTTACGGGCAATTTTCGGGGAAAAAGCCAGAGATGTTCGTGATAATTCCTTACGTTTACCTAACGGTGAAAAAGGAAGAGTTGTCTATGTGCGAGTGTTTACCCGCGAACAAGGTGATGAGTTACCCCCCGGAGCGAATATGGTAGTCCGTGTCTATGTGGCTCAAAAACGCAAAATTCAAGTGGGAGACAAAATGGCGGGTCGTCATGGTAACAAAGGGATTATTTCTCGCATCCTCCCCCGTGAAGATATGCCCTATATGCCCGATGGAAGTCCTGTGGACATCGTTTTAAATCCTCTGGGTGTTCCTTCCCGTATGAACGTGGGACAGGTGTTTGAGTGTCTTCTAGGATGGGCTGGTGAGCATTTAGGCTATCGCTTCAAGATGACTCCCTTTGATGAAATGTATGGAGAGGAAGCGTCTCGAAATACAGTCAATGGCTTGTTAAAAGATGCCTCGAAGAAACCGGGTAAAGATTGGATTTTTGATGAAAATAACCCCGGTAAAATTCAACTTTATGATGGTCGTAGTGGTGAACCATTCGATCGCCCCGTGACAGTGGGTAAAGCCTATATGCTTAAATTAGTTCACTTGGTGGATGATAAGATTCACGCTCGTTCTACCGGTCCTTATTCTCTGGTGACACAACAACCTCTCGGTGGTAAAGCTCAACAGGGTGGACAAAGATTCGGAGAGATGGAGGTATGGGCCTTAGAAGCGTATGGTGCGGCTTATACTTTACAGGAATTATTAACAGTCAAATCCGACGATATGCAAGGACGTAATGAAGCCTTAAATGCGATCGTTAAAGGACAACCAATTCCTCATCCCGGTACACCTGAATCCTTTAAGGTACTCTTACGAGAATTACAATCTCTAGGTTTAGATGTTTCTGTCCATAAGGTTGTAGAAGGTAGCGAACACGTAGAAGTTGACTTGATGGAGGCTTCAGGGAGAGCGCCTAAGCGTCCTACCTATAAGGAAGATTACAGTTTATCCAGTTTAGGTCAAGATGACGACGAGGAGTTGTAA